The Pyrenophora tritici-repentis strain M4 chromosome 3, whole genome shotgun sequence genome has a window encoding:
- a CDS encoding Dimer-Tnp-hAT domain containing protein: protein MPVAKEQVGDVPEGLVPAIKLEPPPGFEQDEWEQLTDGFACEADEIDGILDQRGSGGSRKGRPINLSVPYTGSLSGSARAIAQRERKALFDKEEKVLESVRTADRSAKYQLKKSLLQQPKYKLANSARQAKLLEKEWDILSEKRFTQKKSVAKDILAIPIAQVGVERVFNVAKDVIGSRRHRLSARTIQQIMVLKDTISQEEEQGLDYLVAQLGEDGEPIDEVNDLFELPASLEHTFDIDEENQTTEEESEEEVQEERQLPPRKRQRPQRYRDN, encoded by the exons atgcctgtcgcgaaagagcaagtcggcgacgtacctgaaggcctagttccagccatcaaactTGAACCTCCGCCTGGGTTCGAACAAGATGAGTGGGAGCAGCTTACCGAT GGATTTGCGTGTGAAGCTGACGAGATTGACGGTATCTTAGATCAAAGAGGTAGTGGGGGTTCacgaaaaggccgacctaTCAATTTGAGCGTCCCCTATACTGGCTCTCTGAGTGGTAGCGCCCGTGCTATTGCTCAACGTGAACGCAAAGCTCTTTTCgataaagaggagaaggtacTTGAAAGCGTTAGAACAGCCGACCGCTCCGCGAAGTACCAACTGAAGAAATCGCTTTTGCAACAGCCTAAGTATAAATTAGCAAATAGTGCTAGACAGGCTAAGCTGCTAGAGAAAGAGTGGGATATACTTTCAGAGAAGCGGTTTACCCAGAAAAAGTCTG TGGcgaaggatatactagcaATACCAATTGCTCAGGTTGGGGTTGAAAGAGTTTTCAATGTTGCTAAGGATGTTATTGGTAGTCGGAGGCACCGACTATCTGCCCGGACAATACAGCAGATAATGGTTCTTAAGGATACAATATctcaagaggaagaacaGGGTCTAGACTACCTAGTTGCTCAATTAGGGGAGGATGGAGAGCCAATTGACGAGGTTAATGATCTTTTTGAGCTTCCAGCCTCGTTAGAGCATACCTTCGATATAGATGAGGAGAACCAGActacagaagaagagtcggaggaagaggtccaggaggagcgtcaattgccacctcgaaagcgccagcgtcctCAGCGCTACCGTGATAATTAG
- a CDS encoding HHT1, Histones H3 and H4: MARTKPRPKVTGKAGRGGPDGKTVTGGKPAQKALASKARRQVAGKSTRKAPVAVKKKRKFKAGTVALREIKRYQRGFELLLRKLPFSRVVREFAQVHKADIRFQRSAIEALQEATEAFLVGYFEDCNINAIHAKRVTIQEKDSQLARRYFARELLAFL, from the exons ATGGCAAGGACAAAACCACGGCCTAAGGTCACCGGTAAAGCCGGCCGGGGTGGTCCTGATGGCAAGACAGTTACTGGCGGCAAGCCGGCTCAGAAGGCCCTTGCTAGTAAGGCTAGACGTCAAGTAGCAGGAAAGTCTACGCGAAAGGCACCTGTAGCTgttaagaagaagcgcaagtttaAGGCCGGCA CTGTCGCATTACGGGAAATCAAGAGATACCAGAGAGGTTTTGAACTACTCTTGCGAAAACTCCCCTTTTCCCGCGTAGTGCGCGAATTTGCACAGGTGCACAAGGCCGATATCCGCTTTCAACGATCTGCAATCGAAGCTCTTCAGGAAGCTACAGAAGCTTTCTTAGTTGGTTATTTTGAGG ACTGCAACATCAATGCTATTCACGCAAAGAGGGTTACTATTCAAGAGAAGGATTCTCAATTGGCTAGGCGCTACTTTGCGCGCGAGTTACTAGCTTTTCTCTAG